One Hippopotamus amphibius kiboko isolate mHipAmp2 chromosome 12, mHipAmp2.hap2, whole genome shotgun sequence genomic window, gtagcCTCTTAAATGGTCCAGCccttattccttcttctgaagCTTGGCTGAAGGGCACAGTTCACATGTTTCTCTACACTCTAGAAGGACTTGGGTTACCTCCCGCATATTAAATCACTTCTTATAGCCTTGttcaatatatacattatttgttCAGtctacaaacatttattaagcatctgcaATGTACCAGGTGTGTCAGAAATTGCTAACTCTTCCCTAGaatctgtcttcctcttcttagTAAAACAATCCTTGAACTTTAGCTAGCCGTCATTGCCCGgaataaagaaattatttccagCCTACCTTGCAGCTAGGTATGGCCATCTGAATGAGCTCTGGCCAATGGACTGGAATGGAAGCAATGTGTGCAGATTCTGGGTGGGGTCTTTAAAGGGAAATGTGTGCACTTCATCTCCTTTCCATTCTCCCTGGTGACTGCACTGGGGACTTGTGGTGGGAACCAGAGCAGCCCCCTTGGATCACCAAATAAAACTGCCTGATAAGGATGGTGCAGCATCAAACCAGAAGGAATCTTGCTCCCTGCTTTTACTCATAAAACTctttacataaaaaagaaattaatgtctGTCTTCTGGAATTACTGTTTGTGGAGAATATCTATTAAAACAGTTGAAttagggaacttccctggtggccagtggttaagaatccaccttccaatgcaggggatgtggatttgatccctggttggcgaactaagatcctacatgtgcactgcaactaagactcgatgcagccaaataaataaataaataaatatgaattaatatCCTCATTAATACACCCAGTTATGTTATGGGCACTGGAGTTACAAGGCACATTTCTGACCTTCTAATGGGAAGacaaagattaaaaatgtaaaataaattgaaaaagaacagataactATATGAAGGTCATAAAACAAGTTATTATGATACAGAGTGACTGTGGGTGGGAGTATTGTTAATCTAAGGTGACCAGGAAAAGCCTCTCCAAGAAAGTGATATTTAAGATGAGACTGAATGATGAACAGGAAGCTCTGAAGGAAGAACTTTATAAGAAGAACAAATTACAAATGCTAAGGGTTTGAACTGGGAATGAGATTGGCAAGTTCAAGGTTCAGAAAGACATACACGTGTGTATCTTTCTGTTAGAAAGTTGAGAATAagtattttttagaaattaaaagtttctTGATATGCATTTATGCATTAATTAATTGATTCCTTTGTGAATCTCAAAAGGCCAAATGGCTTTAATTTGCCCGTCTCATTGCCTGGAGGGAAAGGCACTTTTGGCATGGATGCTGGCCAGTTTCCCACACTCTCATCTTGTGCTTTGCTACGACATCTGCTACACACTGTCCTTTGGCTTGGCTCATCTGATATAAATCCTCTTCTGCTATAATTCACTGCCCACAGTCCTGCCAATAAAAGCAAGGCTCATCCCTGTGGAGGAGAACTCTATTTCCATACCCTGCAGCACAGCCACCTCCTTCTCCTGTGACTTTCCAGCCATGAAGTTTCTTTACCTGTTTCTTGCCATCCTTCTGACCATGGAACCAGTGGTATCAGGTAACCTGGGTTTCTCTCAAATACCTGTAATCTTGGTCATAAACTTCTCCCCTACCTCTTCTCCCTCACTGTGGGCAGCATCTGAagctttttctcatttcatatgGCTTTGAGAGGTTTTCTCAAAATCAACTGTCCACATCgctccatgtttcttttttgccAAGGTGGTGGGATGATAGATGTTTGGAGCACCTAACACTTAAGGGCAGGCTGGTATTCTGCTGGAATCTTGGAAGAGAGCTTAGGGTTGAAGGGTCTGGTGTAGGTTGGGGACTTCTTGGGGGCTTTGGGAGATTACATTGAAGGCTGGGAGTGAGTTGTGATGGGGTGGAAAGACTTTGGGATTGGAATAATAGAGGGAAGATGAAGATAAGCCAGAGGTGAGGAGTTGGGCTTCTTTGATGGTTTGGAGTAGGCTGGAGTGGGGATGGGATTTTGGATTGAGTGGAACTGGTGCTGGGGATTAGATTGGGGCTTAGGCTGAGGTTGGGAGTTGGTACTGGATGGTGCAGGGTGTTTGAGATTCAGCTAGGTGATGGACTGCTGCTCAGGACAGAGGTTGGTGACTTGATTAGATAGGTGTTTGGCTTGGAGTTGGGGCTCCAGGGGCACTGAGTTGGGTAAAGCTGGGAGTTCTAATTAAGATTGGACTGGTATTTGAGTTTGAATTGGGTGAATACGGGGCCAAGGAGGATGGGAGATTGGATTGTGGCTGGAGCTGGGACTTGTTGGGTTCAAGCTAGACAATTGATAAAGAACCGAGTCTGTGGAAGCAAGGGTGAATCTCCTCCACTCTCTAATAAGACAGATGTTCATTGTCCTTCTCCCATCATTCTCAGGCTCCATTAGGTGGGAACTTCACTGGCATCATTTGATCTCAAAGTTAGGAGTAAGAGGTTGTGGATAGGAAGATAGAAAATTGGGATTCTGAAGAAAGCTTTCCTAAAAACCTTGAATTGCTCAACTTGGAACTATTGTCTTAGTTCTCTCCCCTTGCAAGATCTCGTCTCCCTTTTCCTGGGACTGGGTCTAGCATTACCTTCTTAACTCTCTCCCTCACCTTCGCCCCTGACCTCCTGCTCCTTTCTCTGAGTCCCCTTGTCTCTTCACTTGAGGGATACTAACATCTACTTAATCATTGTTCCTATACCCAGTAACAGACTGTTGGATGAATGGACAATGCCGGTTGGTGTGCAAAAATGATGAAGACAGCGTCACGCGCTGCTCAAATCATAAAAGGTGCTGTGTCCCTAGTCGTTATTTGACGATCGTACCAATGACAATTGATCGAATGCTCCCTTGGACCACTCCTCGCGGGAACAAACAAGTAGACTAAGGCCAAACCTGACAATACAGGGAAGATGCACGGAAATCGTAGATAGAAATGACTTTGCTTAAGGTTCCTTAGTGCCTGCATGCCATTAAAACTCGCAAATCTGTTTCCTGTGTCTGTCAATCATGAGGAATGATAGTCCAAATGGATTGAGGGTTGGGGGTTGGCGGGAAGGGTGTTAAGAGTTAGCAGAGAGATGCCGCCAGGGTTGGGCCACAGCAATGGGGTAATGATTACAGTCTTGAACATAGTTCCTCATCTACCAGCTGCAGGAAAGGTTATTGGATCAGGAGTGGACTGAGGAGCATGTGTGGGAATCCAAAAGTCGTAAAGACACAGCAGCAACCTAGAGAGTGGGAACATCCTTGGGCTGGGAGAGTTGGTCTGTCTCGGGGGAGAATGAGCTGAGGTGGACAGGGACTG contains:
- the DEFB119 gene encoding beta-defensin 119 isoform X2; this translates as MKFLYLFLAILLTMEPVVSVTDCWMNGQCRLVCKNDEDSVTRCSNHKRCCVPSRYLTIVPMTIDRMLPWTTPRGNKQVD